The following proteins are encoded in a genomic region of Limosilactobacillus reuteri subsp. reuteri:
- a CDS encoding DUF4870 domain-containing protein, translating into MNDNNLTDRIVNALSYLSILFLPVIFPLIVWIIAKSSDRPTIAKNARYAFWSQIFPLLYVIGAILVFSVFSLNPANFHGGALFGILLTFALLLALLLFIYNIAMAVKMLIGRE; encoded by the coding sequence GTGAACGATAATAATTTAACGGACCGGATCGTTAACGCTTTATCCTATTTAAGCATCTTATTTTTACCAGTTATCTTTCCACTAATTGTGTGGATAATTGCCAAAAGCAGTGATCGACCAACTATTGCCAAAAACGCTCGCTATGCATTTTGGAGTCAAATTTTCCCATTGTTATATGTAATAGGTGCAATTTTAGTCTTTAGTGTCTTTTCATTAAACCCCGCTAACTTCCACGGGGGCGCATTGTTTGGAATTCTCCTAACATTTGCTCTTTTATTAGCCCTTTTGTTATTTATTTATAATATTGCCATGGCCGTAAAAATGCTGATTGGCCGTGAATAA
- a CDS encoding ECF transporter S component, with translation MTKRSLHLRDIILLALIGIIFGVIYFAAGFVYNGLTVLLTPIGYGPMANDLTMGIWCMAGPLAGFLLRTPGAAFFGEFLGAAVEMLLGDQWGAANLISGAVQGIGSELGFTFTLYKMYNWLTLLISSLTLTFVTFGWDWFRNGYNHFSGQMLIIMLIARFISMFVFSGILVKLITNLLQRAHLIKH, from the coding sequence ATGACTAAACGTTCATTACATTTGCGTGACATTATTTTGCTTGCCCTAATTGGAATTATTTTTGGTGTAATTTATTTTGCAGCCGGCTTTGTCTATAACGGGCTAACTGTTCTGCTGACACCAATTGGTTATGGTCCAATGGCTAACGATTTAACAATGGGAATCTGGTGTATGGCTGGACCGCTTGCCGGCTTTTTGCTTCGGACACCGGGAGCGGCTTTCTTTGGTGAGTTTTTGGGAGCCGCCGTTGAAATGCTTCTCGGCGATCAGTGGGGAGCAGCCAACCTAATTTCTGGAGCAGTTCAAGGTATCGGGTCTGAGTTAGGTTTTACTTTTACGCTTTATAAAATGTATAACTGGTTGACCTTACTCATCTCATCCCTCACCCTTACATTTGTTACCTTTGGCTGGGATTGGTTCCGCAATGGTTATAATCACTTCAGCGGACAAATGCTCATTATTATGCTTATTGCGCGCTTCATTTCAATGTTTGTCTTCTCTGGAATTCTGGTTAAATTGATTACTAATCTTCTCCAACGAGCCCACTTAATTAAACACTAA
- a CDS encoding energy-coupling factor transporter transmembrane component T family protein — protein sequence MNPSLKLLLVILLSLELTFVTKLWINLIVIVVCLLILIHQRFHWRQFCWLAFVPLFPALAIFITIVFFSPSHSLFDGTVLFSRLYVYVCLGTVFTFTTDTLTLARSLEQNCHLPSKYAYGVLAALNLIPKMKQAVTTIYTAGQMRGVNLHWWSPTLYFKAILVAIQWSDQLAQVMESHGFVEGQARTATVDIPITSHDWLSFFSIICLVQIIVIALP from the coding sequence ATGAATCCTAGTTTAAAATTATTACTTGTTATTTTGCTTTCACTTGAGCTGACTTTTGTGACTAAGCTGTGGATTAACCTGATTGTCATTGTAGTGTGTTTGCTAATCCTTATTCATCAGCGATTTCACTGGCGACAATTTTGCTGGTTGGCTTTTGTCCCTCTCTTTCCGGCACTAGCTATTTTCATTACAATTGTCTTCTTTAGTCCTAGTCATAGTCTCTTCGATGGAACCGTTCTTTTCAGCCGACTCTATGTTTATGTCTGCCTTGGAACAGTCTTTACGTTTACAACCGATACCTTAACGCTTGCTCGCTCATTAGAACAAAATTGTCACCTTCCCAGCAAATACGCTTATGGGGTGCTCGCCGCTCTTAATCTAATTCCGAAAATGAAACAAGCCGTTACAACTATTTATACGGCCGGACAAATGCGAGGTGTTAATTTACATTGGTGGTCACCAACGCTCTACTTCAAAGCGATTCTGGTTGCGATTCAATGGTCAGATCAATTAGCGCAGGTCATGGAATCACACGGTTTCGTTGAAGGACAAGCACGAACAGCTACCGTGGATATCCCGATTACCAGCCACGATTGGCTTTCTTTTTTTAGTATTATTTGCCTTGTACAGATAATTGTAATTGCGCTCCCTTGA
- a CDS encoding ATP-binding cassette domain-containing protein produces the protein MKNIRFNDLSFNFDQQPILKNITAEFTAGKIHLLTGVSGSGKSTILKLIAGLLPKYGGEIVTGAVDVPTDAQIGMVFQDPLMQFALDTPRHELEFTLENCQVPTDKIPERVKEALQFGKVDDLANRLITTLSGGQQQRVALAAATAMQPNVLLLDEPFANIDEENRQLILKQLVRLNSDYHTTIIITDHDLHGYERLHPLVWQLAKGRLAQLSTKNSNQLLTASATPQITTALPPSTLPVIIKFDELAIKRGNHFLLLPTNLGIVKNKITLLTGPNGIGKSTLLKAIARLLKYEGKIDYAGESIQKISPGKYYKHLGLIFQHANDQFLNVTVGEELALGFKTCQNPYFSQQQVNEALAALGLNGREDQVVYSLSGGQKKKLQILLMLMRGQETLLLDEPFTGLDPASLKTVLQLIKASQKEKPQTLLIVSHQLSGLDGFIDYHLTMNHQRLNYVGGSYES, from the coding sequence ATGAAAAATATACGATTTAATGATCTTTCATTTAATTTTGATCAGCAACCAATCCTTAAAAATATCACCGCCGAATTTACGGCCGGAAAGATTCACTTACTTACTGGGGTCTCTGGGAGCGGTAAATCCACCATTCTCAAGTTAATTGCTGGTCTCCTGCCTAAATATGGTGGTGAAATAGTTACTGGAGCAGTCGATGTACCAACAGATGCTCAAATTGGGATGGTATTTCAAGATCCGTTAATGCAATTTGCCCTTGATACGCCACGCCACGAATTAGAATTCACCCTAGAAAATTGCCAGGTACCCACTGACAAAATTCCAGAGCGCGTTAAAGAAGCTTTACAATTTGGTAAAGTTGATGATCTTGCTAACCGGTTAATCACCACTCTTTCCGGTGGGCAACAACAGCGCGTGGCTTTAGCAGCTGCTACAGCAATGCAACCAAACGTGCTTTTATTAGACGAACCCTTTGCCAATATTGATGAAGAAAACCGCCAACTTATCCTTAAACAATTAGTCCGCCTCAACAGTGACTATCACACAACAATTATCATTACTGACCACGATTTGCATGGTTACGAGCGACTACATCCACTGGTTTGGCAATTAGCTAAGGGGCGCCTTGCCCAGCTTTCCACTAAAAATAGTAACCAACTTTTGACAGCGAGCGCTACTCCCCAAATTACCACTGCTCTTCCCCCGTCAACCTTACCTGTGATTATCAAATTTGATGAATTAGCAATAAAAAGAGGGAATCATTTCTTACTTTTACCAACCAATTTAGGCATTGTTAAAAATAAAATAACTTTATTAACGGGGCCAAATGGGATTGGTAAATCTACCCTTCTAAAAGCAATTGCCCGACTTTTAAAATATGAAGGAAAGATTGACTATGCGGGGGAAAGCATTCAAAAAATATCACCTGGGAAATATTACAAGCATCTGGGATTAATTTTTCAACATGCAAACGATCAATTCCTAAATGTAACTGTTGGCGAAGAACTGGCATTGGGCTTTAAGACTTGCCAGAATCCCTATTTTAGCCAACAACAAGTCAACGAAGCATTAGCAGCTCTTGGTCTGAACGGAAGAGAAGATCAAGTTGTTTATTCTTTAAGCGGTGGTCAAAAGAAAAAGCTGCAAATCTTGCTGATGTTAATGCGCGGACAAGAAACATTATTACTGGATGAACCATTCACTGGTTTAGATCCAGCATCTTTAAAGACTGTCCTACAACTAATCAAAGCATCCCAAAAAGAAAAACCACAGACTTTGCTAATTGTTAGTCATCAATTAAGCGGACTTGATGGTTTCATTGATTATCATCTTACAATGAATCATCAACGTCTTAATTATGTTGGAGGGAGTTATGAATCCTAG